The following proteins are encoded in a genomic region of Methanoculleus bourgensis MS2:
- the amrB gene encoding AmmeMemoRadiSam system protein B, protein MDMRPCSVAGMFYPAEPRHLEQLLETFFQKKAPGIDARGIVAPHAGYVYSGETGACAFSTIPPDFDGTFVVIGPSHRGYMTCASAVPWETPLGIVDVDTEFVDALDIEIDEASHRNEHSIEVQVPIIKYRFPRARIAPVMMGDQSYEAAASLAEHLLRAIEHTGRNVRIVASSDFSHYVPDETARRQDLYAIDALKTLDIPEFYRRLRETGATACGYGPIAAMCITCRTLGATRGELLRYTTSGDVTGDFNQVVGYAAIAVV, encoded by the coding sequence ATGGATATGCGCCCATGCAGTGTAGCAGGAATGTTCTATCCTGCCGAGCCCCGGCATCTGGAGCAACTGCTGGAGACATTCTTCCAGAAGAAGGCTCCGGGCATCGATGCCCGGGGCATCGTCGCTCCCCATGCGGGCTACGTCTACTCCGGGGAGACTGGAGCCTGTGCCTTCTCTACCATACCGCCTGATTTCGACGGCACGTTTGTTGTCATCGGTCCAAGTCACCGGGGGTACATGACCTGTGCCTCCGCCGTACCGTGGGAGACCCCGCTTGGGATCGTCGATGTCGATACAGAGTTTGTCGACGCGCTGGATATCGAGATAGATGAGGCGTCGCACCGGAATGAACACTCTATCGAGGTGCAGGTGCCTATCATCAAGTACCGGTTCCCGAGAGCGAGGATTGCGCCCGTCATGATGGGAGACCAGAGTTACGAAGCAGCGGCAAGCCTTGCTGAGCACCTGCTCCGGGCGATAGAACACACGGGCAGGAACGTGCGGATCGTCGCCTCGAGCGACTTCTCCCACTATGTCCCGGACGAGACGGCCCGCCGACAGGACCTCTACGCGATTGATGCGCTCAAAACCCTGGATATACCGGAATTTTATCGACGGCTCCGGGAGACCGGCGCTACGGCGTGCGGCTACGGCCCGATCGCGGCCATGTGCATCACCTGCCGGACGCTCGGCGCAACGAGAGGGGAACTGCTACGGTATACGACCAGCGGTGATGTGACGGGGGACTTCAATCAGGTAGTGGGGTATGCAGCGATAGCGGTGGTGTAA
- the rpsB gene encoding 30S ribosomal protein S2 produces MTGNELEIELKEPLIPVEEYLAAGVHIGTQQKSKDMMKFIYRVRGDGLYILDIQATDERIKTAAKFLAQYEPAKVLVVTSRQYGQYPAKMFADAVGGMAVIGRFIPGMLTNQRLHGLNKYIEPDVIVVTDPIGDTQAINEAVQAGIPIVALCDTNNMTKYIDLVIPTNNKGRKALSMIYFLLTKELLRLRGVTTSLTPEDFETEL; encoded by the coding sequence TTGACCGGAAACGAACTGGAAATCGAACTGAAAGAACCACTGATACCCGTAGAAGAGTATCTTGCAGCAGGCGTGCACATCGGCACCCAGCAGAAGAGCAAGGATATGATGAAGTTCATCTACCGCGTCCGCGGAGATGGGCTGTACATCCTGGACATCCAGGCCACTGATGAGCGGATCAAGACCGCCGCGAAGTTCCTCGCACAGTACGAGCCGGCAAAAGTCCTGGTCGTCACCTCCCGGCAGTACGGCCAGTACCCGGCGAAGATGTTCGCCGACGCCGTTGGCGGCATGGCGGTCATCGGCCGCTTCATCCCGGGGATGCTCACCAACCAGCGCTTACATGGCTTAAATAAGTACATCGAGCCGGACGTGATCGTGGTGACCGACCCGATCGGTGATACACAGGCGATCAACGAGGCGGTCCAGGCGGGCATCCCGATCGTCGCCCTCTGCGATACCAACAACATGACCAAGTACATCGACCTGGTCATTCCCACCAACAACAAGGGCAGGAAAGCGCTCTCAATGATCTACTTCCTCCTGACAAAGGAACTGCTCCGCCTGCGTGGAGTGACCACGTCGCTCACTCCCGAAGACTTTGAGACAGAGTTATAA
- the eno gene encoding phosphopyruvate hydratase codes for MTTIEEIILRVILDSRGNETVEAEVHTDYGFGQAAAPSGASTGTYEAKVRPPREAVRDAEKHLIPSLIGEDTRDQITFDARLREIDGTPDFSSIGANVAVALSLACAKAAASSLDLELFHYLGGAFADKTPLPLGNVIGGGAHAPNATSIQEFLVVPTGASGASEGVFVNAAVHRTVKAILQKQGKLSGKGDEGAWAPAISDTEAFEIISEAIATVSDETNIEVRMGIDVAASELWDGKQYRYKDAVRTREEQVAYMADLVDRYNLIYIEDPLFEEDFEAFADLTAAVGDRCLICGDDLFVTNVERITKGVETCAANCVLIKPNQIGTLTETFEAIRLAQKSGMETVMSHRSGETTDATIAHLATAFECIFLKTGVVGGERIAKLNELIRIEELI; via the coding sequence ATGACGACCATCGAAGAGATTATCTTAAGAGTTATCCTGGACAGCCGGGGGAACGAGACCGTCGAGGCCGAAGTCCACACAGATTACGGCTTTGGCCAGGCTGCGGCGCCCAGCGGTGCCAGCACCGGGACCTATGAGGCAAAGGTGCGGCCGCCGCGGGAGGCTGTCAGGGATGCAGAGAAGCACCTGATTCCATCACTCATCGGTGAGGACACTCGCGATCAGATCACGTTCGACGCACGACTGCGGGAGATCGACGGGACACCCGACTTCAGTTCGATCGGCGCAAATGTCGCGGTAGCGCTCTCGCTTGCGTGTGCAAAGGCGGCTGCATCGTCTCTCGACCTTGAACTCTTCCACTACCTGGGCGGTGCATTCGCCGATAAGACACCCCTGCCCCTGGGCAACGTCATCGGTGGAGGCGCGCACGCCCCAAACGCTACATCCATCCAGGAATTCCTGGTGGTTCCCACCGGCGCTTCCGGCGCATCGGAGGGGGTCTTTGTGAACGCTGCCGTTCACAGGACCGTGAAAGCGATCCTGCAGAAGCAGGGCAAACTCTCAGGTAAAGGAGATGAAGGTGCCTGGGCACCCGCAATATCCGACACCGAGGCATTTGAGATCATCAGCGAAGCGATCGCTACCGTCTCTGACGAGACAAACATCGAGGTCCGCATGGGAATCGACGTGGCGGCAAGCGAACTCTGGGACGGTAAGCAGTATCGCTACAAGGATGCCGTGAGAACCCGCGAGGAACAGGTCGCCTACATGGCAGACCTGGTCGACCGCTACAACCTCATCTACATCGAAGACCCCCTCTTCGAGGAGGACTTCGAGGCGTTCGCAGACCTGACGGCAGCAGTCGGGGACCGGTGCCTGATCTGCGGGGACGACCTCTTCGTGACCAACGTTGAACGGATCACGAAGGGCGTTGAGACCTGCGCGGCAAACTGCGTGCTGATCAAACCAAACCAGATAGGAACGCTCACCGAGACCTTCGAGGCGATACGTCTTGCCCAGAAGAGCGGCATGGAGACGGTCATGAGTCACCGGTCCGGAGAGACCACCGATGCAACGATCGCCCATCTGGCCACTGCGTTCGAATGTATATTCCTCAAGACCGGCGTCGTCGGCGGGGAACGGATTGCCAAACTGAATGAACTGATTCGTATAGAGGAGCTGATCTAG
- a CDS encoding DNA-directed RNA polymerase subunit K, translating into MESYTRYERARIIGARALQISMGAPVLIKTMNTEPLEIALEEFDQGVIPITVKRK; encoded by the coding sequence ATGGAATCTTATACCCGATACGAACGAGCGCGGATTATAGGGGCTCGTGCTCTGCAGATATCGATGGGTGCACCGGTTTTGATTAAAACGATGAATACAGAGCCGCTCGAGATCGCACTGGAAGAGTTTGATCAAGGCGTGATCCCTATAACGGTGAAGAGAAAGTAG
- a CDS encoding DNA-directed RNA polymerase subunit N, giving the protein MIPVRCFTCGKVISPAWKEFKERRDAGEDPNRILDDLGLERYCCRRMLLTHKEIVEDLNPYQ; this is encoded by the coding sequence ATGATACCCGTACGATGTTTTACATGCGGTAAGGTCATCTCTCCAGCCTGGAAGGAGTTCAAGGAGCGGCGGGATGCGGGCGAGGATCCAAATCGGATCCTCGACGATCTCGGCCTGGAACGTTACTGTTGCAGGCGGATGCTGCTGACGCACAAGGAAATAGTGGAGGACCTGAATCCGTATCAGTGA
- a CDS encoding 30S ribosomal protein S9, producing MAKIINTSGKRKTAIARATLKPGNGRVRINSVPLEVYGTELMRMKIAEPLLLVPSALDGVDAAIDVSGGGAVGQAEAVRTALARGIVEWHNDPQIKDAFLAYDRTLLVNDSRQKESKKPHGPGARARYQKSYR from the coding sequence ATGGCAAAGATCATCAATACAAGCGGTAAGAGGAAGACGGCAATTGCGCGGGCAACCCTGAAACCCGGCAACGGCCGGGTCCGCATCAACTCCGTGCCCCTCGAGGTCTACGGGACAGAACTGATGCGCATGAAGATCGCTGAACCCCTGCTGCTGGTTCCAAGCGCACTCGACGGCGTCGATGCAGCAATCGATGTCTCCGGCGGCGGTGCAGTGGGTCAGGCCGAGGCAGTCCGTACGGCGCTGGCGCGCGGCATTGTAGAGTGGCACAACGATCCGCAGATTAAGGACGCCTTCCTGGCATACGACCGCACGCTGCTCGTGAATGACTCACGGCAGAAAGAGTCCAAGAAGCCGCACGGTCCTGGTGCACGGGCAAGATACCAGAAATCCTACCGGTGA
- a CDS encoding 50S ribosomal protein L13 produces MVTVIDADGLLLGRMASVVAGRALAGEEIAIVNAEKAIVSGDRAYVLADYYRKRNRGSREGGPFYPRRPDHIIKRTIRGMLPYKRERGIAAFKRIKVYVGVPVEFSAMERESPKAAHIDRLSSPRYVTVGAISTNLGAKY; encoded by the coding sequence ATGGTTACGGTTATCGATGCAGACGGATTACTGCTCGGAAGAATGGCCAGCGTCGTCGCAGGGCGCGCGCTCGCCGGTGAGGAGATCGCCATCGTGAACGCGGAGAAGGCAATCGTCTCCGGGGACCGGGCATACGTGCTCGCGGACTACTACAGGAAGCGCAACCGCGGATCCCGCGAGGGCGGCCCGTTCTACCCGCGCCGGCCCGACCATATCATCAAGCGCACCATCCGCGGCATGCTCCCGTACAAGCGCGAACGGGGTATCGCCGCGTTCAAGCGGATCAAGGTCTACGTAGGCGTTCCGGTTGAGTTCTCCGCGATGGAGAGAGAGTCTCCCAAAGCGGCCCACATCGACCGGCTGAGCAGCCCGAGGTATGTAACGGTTGGAGCGATCAGCACCAATCTCGGAGCAAAATACTGA
- a CDS encoding 50S ribosomal protein L18e, whose amino-acid sequence MKKTTENKTNPRLAALIVTLRDASRVHEANIWREIAKRLDAPRKNYAEVNLSKIDRYANEGETILVPGKVLGSGALNLPVKVAALDFSEAAVSKITGANGTCMTIEDLVRDNPKGSRVRILR is encoded by the coding sequence ATGAAGAAGACAACCGAGAATAAAACAAACCCCCGGCTGGCTGCCCTCATCGTGACGCTGAGAGATGCGTCGCGCGTACATGAGGCGAATATCTGGCGCGAGATCGCAAAGAGGCTGGATGCGCCCCGGAAGAACTACGCCGAGGTGAACCTCAGCAAGATCGACCGGTACGCAAACGAAGGCGAGACGATCCTGGTGCCGGGCAAGGTGCTCGGCAGCGGCGCACTCAACCTGCCGGTGAAGGTCGCCGCGCTCGACTTTTCCGAGGCCGCGGTGAGCAAGATCACCGGCGCCAACGGGACGTGCATGACCATCGAGGACCTCGTTCGGGATAACCCGAAGGGGAGCAGGGTACGGATCCTCAGGTGA
- a CDS encoding DNA-directed RNA polymerase subunit D, translating to MEIAFSRLDERVAKFTISSVSTSFANMLRRAMMSEVPTLAIEDIRIYDNTSVLFDEMLAHRLGLIPLRTDLDRYVTRAECTCEGAGCPVCTATYTLSVEGPKTVYSSDLIPQDPDAAPAEEEIPIIDLDKDQKVVLEAYAVIGTGKEHAKWQATTACGYKNYPVITVDEKCDGCGMCVDECPRDVLEAGQGKVRVIGGRQEFCSLCRLCERACLAGGIGTEAAIHIGADETKYIFVVESDGSMPVREIIERALEYIQKTSDDLVDVINEITGEGTE from the coding sequence ATGGAGATTGCGTTTTCTCGACTGGATGAGAGAGTCGCTAAATTCACCATAAGCAGCGTTTCCACTTCGTTCGCCAATATGTTACGGCGGGCGATGATGAGCGAAGTGCCAACGCTCGCCATCGAGGACATTCGTATCTACGATAACACTAGCGTTCTCTTTGATGAGATGCTGGCACACCGTCTGGGGCTCATACCCCTGCGGACCGACCTGGACCGCTACGTGACCCGTGCAGAGTGCACCTGTGAGGGTGCAGGCTGCCCGGTCTGTACCGCCACCTACACGCTCTCCGTCGAGGGGCCGAAGACGGTCTACTCAAGCGACCTGATTCCCCAGGATCCCGATGCCGCACCGGCTGAGGAGGAGATCCCCATCATCGACCTTGACAAAGACCAGAAGGTCGTGCTTGAGGCATACGCCGTCATCGGCACCGGAAAAGAGCATGCCAAATGGCAGGCGACGACCGCCTGCGGCTACAAGAACTACCCGGTGATCACCGTCGACGAGAAGTGCGACGGGTGTGGCATGTGCGTCGACGAGTGTCCGCGTGACGTGCTTGAGGCCGGGCAGGGAAAAGTCAGGGTTATCGGAGGGCGGCAGGAGTTCTGTTCCCTCTGCAGGCTCTGTGAGCGGGCATGCCTTGCCGGCGGTATCGGCACTGAGGCGGCCATCCATATCGGTGCTGATGAGACGAAATACATCTTTGTGGTGGAAAGCGACGGATCGATGCCCGTCCGGGAGATCATCGAGAGAGCGCTCGAGTATATCCAGAAAACATCAGATGACCTGGTAGACGTGATAAACGAGATTACGGGAGAGGGGACTGAATGA
- a CDS encoding 30S ribosomal protein S11: MANEKWGIAHIFASFNNTIITITDLSGAETVTKSSGGMVVKQDRNESSPYAAMQMATQVAQNARDKGITGVHVKVRAPGRGKQRSPGPGAQAAIRALARAGMRIGRIEDVTPVPHDSIRGKGGRRGRRV, from the coding sequence ATGGCAAACGAAAAATGGGGCATAGCACATATCTTTGCCTCCTTTAACAACACCATCATCACCATCACCGACCTCTCAGGGGCCGAGACGGTGACCAAGAGCAGCGGCGGCATGGTCGTGAAACAGGACCGCAACGAGAGTTCCCCCTACGCAGCCATGCAGATGGCAACCCAGGTCGCCCAGAACGCGCGCGACAAGGGAATCACCGGTGTCCACGTTAAGGTACGCGCACCCGGACGGGGAAAACAGCGGAGCCCAGGTCCCGGAGCCCAGGCAGCGATCCGCGCCCTTGCCCGTGCAGGGATGAGGATCGGCCGCATCGAGGATGTCACCCCGGTGCCCCACGACAGCATCCGCGGCAAGGGCGGCCGGAGAGGAAGGAGAGTGTAA
- a CDS encoding 30S ribosomal protein S4 — protein sequence MGYPGKNYKQYATPKRRFEKTRLEDEKRLIIDYGLRNKREVWKAQSVLRKYRTAARELVALRSAGINLDEYQKKKDQLINHLFRYGLVGEDADLGDILALKVEQQLDRRLQTLVHRKGLARSPKQARQFITHGHIAISGRRVTVPSYRVERIEESEITYYGPSPFTNDVHPERTRIARAGVR from the coding sequence ATGGGATATCCCGGAAAGAACTACAAGCAGTACGCGACGCCCAAGCGGCGGTTTGAGAAGACAAGGCTCGAGGACGAAAAGCGACTCATCATCGACTACGGGCTCCGGAACAAGCGTGAAGTCTGGAAGGCCCAGAGTGTCCTGCGAAAATACCGGACAGCCGCCCGTGAACTGGTGGCACTGCGGTCAGCAGGGATCAATCTGGATGAGTATCAGAAGAAGAAAGATCAGCTCATCAACCACCTTTTCCGCTACGGCCTCGTCGGTGAAGACGCTGATCTCGGCGACATCCTCGCCCTGAAGGTTGAGCAGCAGCTCGACCGCCGCCTCCAGACGCTGGTCCACCGGAAGGGGCTTGCACGTTCCCCAAAGCAGGCCCGCCAGTTCATCACCCACGGACACATCGCGATCTCGGGTCGCCGGGTGACCGTGCCGAGTTACCGGGTCGAGAGAATCGAAGAGTCTGAGATCACCTACTACGGTCCCTCTCCGTTCACAAACGACGTTCATCCTGAGAGAACCAGGATCGCCCGTGCAGGAGTGAGGTAA
- a CDS encoding 30S ribosomal protein S13 — protein MDEEEIKYFVRIRNTDLDGTKAVHIALTGIKGIGPHTSRTITALANVDPRAVLGKLDDGSVERLANAVDAYTEQVPDWMLNRPKDVYTGEARHLLGTDLTMTNDDDVNRMRKMRSYRGIRHETGQKVRGQRTKASGRTGTTVGVSRKKE, from the coding sequence ATGGATGAAGAAGAGATAAAATACTTTGTTCGGATCAGGAATACTGATCTCGACGGCACGAAGGCTGTGCACATCGCACTGACCGGCATCAAGGGCATTGGTCCGCACACGTCACGCACCATCACCGCCCTTGCCAATGTGGACCCTCGCGCCGTGCTCGGCAAGCTGGACGATGGATCGGTCGAACGACTCGCAAACGCCGTCGATGCCTACACCGAACAGGTACCGGACTGGATGTTAAATCGTCCAAAGGACGTCTACACCGGAGAGGCCCGTCACCTTCTCGGGACCGACCTCACCATGACCAACGACGATGACGTCAACCGTATGCGCAAGATGCGCAGTTACCGCGGCATCAGGCACGAGACCGGACAGAAGGTCCGCGGCCAGCGCACCAAAGCCTCCGGAAGAACGGGCACGACTGTCGGCGTCAGCAGAAAGAAAGAGTAA
- a CDS encoding deoxyhypusine synthase, producing the protein MKPTQPVKPNKDVTALLESMSRTGFQGRKLGESLGVWTRMVRDPDCTIFMGLSGAMIPAGMQNVLIELVRHRYIDVLVSTGANIFHDTCEHLGVRHYIGHHHADDEALFEEGIDRIYDVFAYEEEFRSVDAEIARFADEVAPFRGSSREFIRRLGNWLRERRPEGRSLIATCAEYDVPIFIPALGDSSIGIGLVMARRRGVDVDIDQLADTDEITRMVEESQKTGVIYVGGGVPKNFIQQTQVIASIHEQHLGGHAYAIQYTTDAPHWGGLSGCTFEEAISWGKEAPESPRVQCFCDATIALPIVASALIGSGVERAARNDGPMRV; encoded by the coding sequence ATGAAACCAACGCAGCCAGTCAAACCGAACAAGGATGTAACGGCGCTCCTTGAGTCCATGAGCAGGACCGGCTTCCAGGGGAGAAAACTCGGGGAGTCACTCGGCGTCTGGACCAGGATGGTCAGGGATCCGGACTGCACGATATTCATGGGCCTGTCGGGCGCGATGATCCCGGCAGGTATGCAGAACGTGCTCATCGAACTCGTCAGGCACCGCTACATCGATGTCCTCGTCTCCACAGGTGCAAACATCTTCCATGACACCTGCGAGCACCTTGGCGTGCGGCACTACATCGGCCACCACCATGCCGACGACGAGGCGCTCTTCGAAGAGGGGATCGACCGCATCTACGACGTCTTTGCATATGAAGAGGAGTTCCGCAGCGTTGATGCAGAGATCGCCAGGTTTGCCGATGAAGTTGCACCGTTCCGCGGTTCCTCGCGGGAGTTCATCCGGCGCCTCGGGAACTGGCTCCGCGAGCGGAGGCCAGAAGGACGCTCGCTCATCGCCACCTGCGCCGAATACGATGTTCCGATCTTCATCCCCGCTCTCGGCGACTCCTCCATCGGCATCGGTCTCGTCATGGCACGCCGGCGCGGGGTTGACGTCGACATCGACCAGCTCGCCGATACCGACGAGATCACGCGCATGGTCGAGGAGTCGCAGAAGACCGGCGTCATCTACGTCGGCGGGGGCGTGCCGAAGAACTTCATCCAGCAGACTCAGGTCATCGCCTCAATCCACGAGCAGCATCTCGGCGGGCATGCCTACGCCATCCAGTACACCACCGACGCCCCCCACTGGGGCGGGCTCTCGGGCTGCACGTTTGAGGAGGCGATCAGCTGGGGCAAGGAGGCGCCGGAGTCCCCGCGTGTCCAGTGCTTCTGTGATGCCACGATTGCGCTGCCTATCGTCGCGTCGGCACTCATCGGAAGCGGCGTCGAGCGGGCTGCCCGCAACGATGGCCCGATGCGGGTGTGA
- a CDS encoding CBS domain-containing protein, producing the protein MSDKFQVLVRDVMAKPIAIAKSAFVSEALEKMLNEGVDPLIVTNNGTVIGTTSRAAIAETLGSRKTQAMKATSIHVANTVEENFTSAYPDQNIDILVPLLQHYKLIVVFDSDHRLIGQVTAGDLLRVLRPPGGLLDVMEPAYTIQVEERAVHLRRRMLDGDIDRFIVEEGDNVLGIVTETDVAKALYAFKDIVEGTRQEFRIRNLLVRDIMSTPLISVDADTDVSDVIDLMLKKNISSVPVMQNGRITGIVTRNSLIQAL; encoded by the coding sequence ATGAGCGACAAATTTCAGGTACTGGTCAGGGACGTGATGGCGAAACCCATCGCCATCGCAAAGTCCGCTTTTGTCAGCGAAGCACTCGAGAAGATGCTCAATGAGGGTGTCGACCCGCTCATCGTGACCAACAACGGCACGGTCATCGGCACGACGTCCCGTGCGGCGATCGCCGAGACGCTCGGGAGCAGAAAGACCCAGGCGATGAAAGCCACATCTATCCATGTTGCAAACACGGTTGAGGAGAACTTCACCTCCGCATACCCAGACCAGAACATCGATATCCTGGTGCCGCTGCTCCAGCACTACAAGTTGATTGTGGTGTTTGATTCCGATCACCGCCTCATCGGGCAGGTGACGGCCGGCGATCTCTTGCGAGTGCTCCGGCCGCCGGGCGGTCTCCTGGATGTCATGGAACCGGCATACACCATCCAGGTCGAGGAGCGGGCCGTCCACCTCCGGCGGAGGATGCTGGACGGCGATATCGACCGGTTCATCGTCGAGGAGGGCGACAACGTCCTCGGTATCGTCACGGAGACCGACGTCGCAAAGGCGCTGTACGCGTTCAAGGATATTGTGGAGGGGACCCGCCAGGAGTTCCGGATCAGGAACCTCCTCGTGCGTGACATCATGAGCACGCCCCTGATCTCCGTGGATGCGGATACGGATGTCTCGGATGTCATCGACCTGATGCTTAAGAAGAACATAAGCTCCGTCCCGGTCATGCAGAACGGCAGAATCACGGGCATCGTCACCAGAAACTCACTCATCCAGGCCCTCTGA
- a CDS encoding CBS domain-containing protein, which translates to MRAVDVMSSPVYVIAPTDNVAYARNLMLRHRVSRLPVMEGNELRGILTKKDIAYRLRQTEPLWRRRPIDRIPVSILMTENPITVMPGTSIHDIAATMLDRDISGLPVVENGKVAGIVTKLDVMRSAHVRGLSARVDEIMEEAITVSRYHSLDHVINTIKGKNDKLIVVNDNGSLAGIITESNLAFYEYLDERMNLPRKDITHLRKEEPAGQKRFRYVVEVSAVAEDIMSRPVITVPPGASLQDAVGLMLENQINSLVVVEDGDIRGLLKRDDIIKVVAK; encoded by the coding sequence ATGCGTGCTGTTGATGTAATGTCTTCTCCGGTGTATGTCATTGCACCGACCGATAATGTCGCCTATGCGCGAAACCTGATGCTCAGGCACCGTGTCTCAAGGCTCCCCGTCATGGAAGGAAATGAACTCCGGGGGATCCTCACCAAGAAGGACATCGCCTACCGGCTCAGGCAGACGGAACCGCTGTGGCGGCGGCGCCCCATCGACCGGATCCCGGTCAGCATCCTGATGACAGAAAACCCCATCACCGTGATGCCGGGGACCAGCATCCATGACATTGCAGCCACGATGCTCGACCGCGACATATCAGGACTGCCTGTGGTCGAGAACGGCAAGGTAGCCGGTATCGTCACCAAACTGGACGTCATGCGTTCAGCCCATGTACGCGGCCTCTCTGCCCGGGTCGATGAGATCATGGAAGAGGCGATCACGGTCAGCCGCTACCACTCGCTGGACCACGTCATCAACACGATAAAAGGGAAAAACGATAAACTTATCGTCGTTAACGATAATGGTAGCCTTGCCGGCATCATTACGGAGAGTAACCTTGCATTTTACGAGTACCTGGATGAACGGATGAACCTGCCCAGGAAGGATATTACTCACCTCAGGAAGGAGGAGCCGGCAGGGCAGAAACGCTTCAGGTACGTCGTTGAGGTATCGGCAGTTGCAGAGGACATCATGAGCCGCCCGGTCATCACCGTCCCCCCCGGCGCATCCCTGCAGGATGCGGTCGGATTGATGCTCGAAAACCAGATCAACAGCCTTGTGGTCGTGGAGGACGGAGATATCCGGGGTCTGCTCAAGAGAGATGATATCATCAAGGTAGTGGCGAAATGA
- a CDS encoding CBS domain-containing protein: protein MQPNPNHSEKKPADRLLKMPGKLNRGPVDFKTRIAGYEGEIMAIATRNVITAQQTTTIIQAVEIMTREGFRRLPVVDAGTHRLRGIVTVSDIINFMGGGDKFNLVQVKHKGNFLAAINEGLREIMTPQPVTMPVTGSIDDAVNVIINRNIGGIPIIDAEENLRGIVTERDVMKVLTTENSSRRVEDIMKSSVRVTSPDTPIGKVCEEMVKCRFRRLPVVVDDVLCGIVTATDIMNYLGKGKVFEQLTTGDSAEVMGAPVRSLLSGELHTTTPDRNIHDIAIEMIQRRIGAFPVIEDSHLVGLVTEYDLVKAFAEE from the coding sequence ATGCAACCGAACCCAAATCATTCAGAGAAGAAACCGGCTGACAGGCTCCTGAAGATGCCGGGCAAACTCAACCGCGGACCTGTCGATTTCAAGACAAGGATCGCCGGATATGAAGGCGAGATCATGGCGATCGCTACCAGAAACGTCATCACAGCACAGCAGACCACCACGATCATCCAGGCAGTCGAGATTATGACCCGGGAAGGGTTTCGCAGGCTGCCGGTCGTTGATGCCGGAACACACCGCCTCAGGGGGATCGTAACTGTCAGCGACATCATCAACTTCATGGGCGGCGGCGACAAGTTCAACCTCGTGCAGGTGAAGCATAAGGGCAACTTCCTCGCTGCCATCAACGAGGGGCTGCGCGAGATCATGACGCCGCAACCGGTGACCATGCCCGTCACCGGGAGCATCGATGATGCAGTCAATGTCATCATCAACCGGAACATTGGTGGAATCCCCATCATCGACGCCGAAGAGAACCTGAGGGGTATCGTGACCGAGCGCGACGTGATGAAGGTGCTCACCACCGAGAACTCGAGTCGCAGAGTGGAGGATATCATGAAGTCGTCGGTACGTGTCACCAGCCCCGATACCCCGATCGGCAAGGTCTGCGAAGAGATGGTGAAGTGCAGGTTCAGGCGTCTCCCGGTCGTCGTGGACGATGTCCTCTGCGGCATCGTTACCGCAACCGATATCATGAATTACCTCGGCAAGGGCAAGGTGTTTGAGCAGCTGACGACCGGAGACTCGGCCGAGGTGATGGGGGCACCGGTGCGGTCGCTCCTCTCCGGTGAACTCCATACCACCACCCCGGACCGGAACATCCACGACATCGCCATCGAGATGATCCAGAGGCGTATCGGGGCGTTCCCCGTCATAGAGGATTCGCACCTTGTCGGACTCGTAACTGAATATGATCTTGTGAAGGCATTTGCAGAGGAGTGA